One window of Campylobacter avium LMG 24591 genomic DNA carries:
- a CDS encoding outer membrane beta-barrel protein → MKRIFLFFVSLLVVSSFLKAENSGGFMGIDIARNYGSQEVTQIGGPNDGKTWKNLGLKGLKIGFLAGYKHFFTQNFGIRAYGQFDYGALLGYDRMGLENGDKRMAAGALSIMGNVDAMYNFCDCDNRIFGAYTGLSLGYIDYHISNIGVVEGVDMAFNIGFRAVFSERHSLELYRRFGKSLTAGGIKYADGDQVRTRTMKMSRPDITGIRYVVNF, encoded by the coding sequence ATGAAAAGAATTTTTCTTTTTTTCGTATCTCTTTTAGTTGTCTCTAGCTTTTTAAAGGCTGAAAATAGCGGAGGCTTTATGGGTATTGATATAGCTAGAAACTACGGCTCTCAAGAAGTTACCCAGATAGGTGGTCCAAATGATGGCAAAACTTGGAAAAATTTAGGCTTAAAAGGCTTAAAAATAGGTTTTTTAGCTGGTTATAAACACTTTTTTACCCAAAATTTTGGTATAAGAGCTTACGGGCAATTTGATTATGGCGCCTTGCTAGGATATGATAGAATGGGCTTAGAAAATGGCGATAAAAGAATGGCAGCTGGTGCTTTGAGCATAATGGGAAATGTTGATGCGATGTATAATTTTTGCGACTGCGATAACAGAATTTTTGGTGCTTATACAGGTCTTAGCTTGGGCTACATAGATTATCACATCTCAAATATAGGCGTTGTTGAGGGCGTGGATATGGCTTTTAACATAGGCTTTAGAGCTGTATTTTCTGAAAGACATAGCTTAGAGCTTTACAGACGCTTTGGTAAAAGCCTTACAGCTGGTGGTATAAAATATGCTGATGGAGACCAGGTAAGAACTAGAACTATGAAGATGTCAAGACCTGATATAACAGGCATTAGATATGTAGTAAATTTCTAA
- a CDS encoding dehypoxanthine futalosine cyclase has product MSRLDKKEALHLLQNADLYELGELAYKKKQELHPEKITTFVVDRNINYTNVCCIDCDFCAFYRHAKDDDAYILSFEEIGKKIEELLAIGGTQILFQGGVHPKLKIEWYEDLVEFISKTYPSITVHGFSAVEIAYIAKISKISIKEVLQRLQKKGLFSIPGAGAEVLSDRVRDEIAPHKCDTDTWLEVHKNAHSIGMKSTATMMFGTIETDEELIDHFEHLRKLQDETGGFRAFILWSFQGANTKLMQKHPEILKQSSNKYLRLLALSRLYLDNFKNIQSSWVTQGSLIGQLALKFGANDLGSTMMEENVVSAAGVSNKMNQDEMINLIKGLGEKPAKRNTAYEILERYY; this is encoded by the coding sequence ATGTCAAGATTAGATAAAAAAGAGGCTTTGCACTTGCTGCAAAATGCTGATTTATACGAGCTTGGAGAATTAGCCTATAAAAAAAAGCAAGAATTACACCCAGAAAAAATCACAACCTTTGTTGTGGATAGAAACATAAACTACACTAATGTTTGTTGTATAGATTGTGATTTTTGTGCCTTTTATAGACACGCAAAGGATGATGACGCTTACATCCTAAGCTTTGAGGAGATAGGTAAAAAGATAGAGGAATTACTTGCCATAGGTGGCACTCAAATTCTTTTTCAAGGCGGAGTGCATCCAAAGCTTAAGATAGAGTGGTATGAGGACTTGGTGGAGTTTATTTCTAAAACTTATCCTAGTATAACCGTGCATGGTTTTTCAGCAGTTGAGATAGCTTACATAGCTAAAATTTCAAAAATTTCTATAAAAGAAGTCTTGCAAAGATTGCAAAAAAAGGGACTTTTTTCAATCCCAGGAGCAGGAGCTGAAGTTTTAAGCGATAGGGTTAGAGACGAGATAGCACCGCATAAATGCGATACAGACACTTGGCTTGAGGTGCATAAAAACGCACATAGTATAGGTATGAAAAGCACTGCTACTATGATGTTTGGTACTATTGAAACTGATGAAGAGCTAATAGATCATTTTGAGCATTTAAGAAAGCTTCAAGATGAAACAGGAGGTTTTAGAGCCTTTATTTTGTGGTCTTTTCAAGGAGCAAATACAAAGCTTATGCAAAAACACCCAGAAATTTTAAAGCAAAGCTCAAATAAATACTTAAGATTGTTAGCGCTTTCAAGACTTTATTTGGATAATTTCAAAAACATACAAAGTTCTTGGGTAACTCAAGGCTCTTTAATAGGACAGCTTGCCCTTAAATTTGGAGCAAATGACTTAGGCTCAACGATGATGGAGGAAAATGTCGTATCCGCAGCCGGAGTAAGCAATAAGATGAACCAAGATGAGATGATAAATCTTATAAAAGGGCTAGGAGAAAAACCGGCTAAAAGAAATACAGCCTATGAAATTTTAGAAAGGTATTACTAA
- a CDS encoding ArsS family sensor histidine kinase, with product MNKSSIFYTITFIFILAIVSVVLAFLWLIAYDQQNYTDELNAKYSLVANARLLYFSGIIDEREFKEQTKNYKMEAVTDLAEMRQVIFRGEVLAKAFANNGIVEIVSYKRDIYLKIIYNSRLYLYVDQEYESYRYFIIRFMALSVVLILIFLYVYTIKKLRPLSLLRKQIDKFANNKLDEIEDVSSGKDEISQVASAFFTAITQIQKLNKSRQFFIRNIMHELKTPITKGLITLEMIDDSKYKERLSGIFYRLELLINEFAAVEQIASGATFVNKKKYNILDLIDEAKEVAMSDENNVKILNNESFFVSADFKLFSTAIKNMIDNGVKYADDRIIEIEINEKYLCFKNKGKGLDYSLEYYTQAFTQGNKQKDSFGLGLYIVDTILKSHNMFLDYEYENGVNKFYFKNLDKIIIKE from the coding sequence ATGAACAAATCATCTATCTTTTACACCATAACCTTTATTTTTATCCTAGCCATAGTAAGCGTTGTTTTAGCTTTTTTATGGCTTATTGCCTATGACCAGCAAAACTACACCGATGAGCTAAATGCTAAGTATTCTTTGGTGGCTAATGCTAGATTGCTGTATTTTAGTGGCATTATAGATGAAAGAGAATTTAAAGAACAAACCAAGAATTATAAAATGGAAGCCGTTACTGATTTAGCAGAGATGAGACAGGTTATTTTTAGGGGCGAAGTTTTAGCAAAAGCCTTTGCAAATAATGGCATAGTAGAAATTGTCTCATATAAAAGAGATATTTATCTTAAGATAATTTATAATTCTAGATTATATCTTTATGTGGACCAAGAATACGAAAGTTATCGTTATTTTATAATCCGCTTTATGGCTCTAAGCGTTGTACTTATACTTATCTTTCTTTATGTTTATACGATTAAAAAATTAAGACCCTTATCTTTGCTAAGAAAACAAATAGATAAATTTGCAAACAACAAGTTGGACGAAATAGAGGATGTAAGCTCGGGAAAAGATGAAATTTCACAGGTTGCAAGTGCGTTTTTTACAGCCATTACTCAAATTCAAAAATTAAATAAATCAAGACAATTTTTCATAAGAAATATAATGCACGAGCTTAAAACGCCGATTACAAAAGGACTTATCACCCTTGAAATGATAGATGATAGCAAGTATAAAGAAAGGCTTAGCGGAATTTTTTATAGGCTCGAGCTTTTGATAAATGAATTTGCAGCAGTCGAGCAAATCGCCTCTGGAGCTACCTTTGTAAATAAGAAAAAATACAATATCTTAGATTTGATTGATGAGGCAAAAGAAGTTGCCATGAGCGATGAAAATAATGTCAAAATTTTAAACAACGAAAGCTTTTTTGTTAGTGCTGATTTTAAACTTTTTTCAACCGCGATTAAAAATATGATAGATAATGGAGTGAAATACGCGGATGATAGGATTATAGAGATAGAAATTAATGAAAAGTATTTGTGCTTTAAAAACAAGGGTAAGGGGCTGGATTATTCTTTAGAGTATTACACACAAGCTTTTACGCAAGGTAACAAGCAAAAAGATAGCTTTGGTTTGGGGCTTTACATAGTAGATACTATATTAAAATCTCACAATATGTTCCTTGATTATGAATATGAAAATGGAGTCAATAAATTTTATTTTAAAAATTTAGATAAAATAATCATAAAAGAATGA
- a CDS encoding response regulator transcription factor, giving the protein MVNILMIEDDLELAEIIAEYLEKFEMKVDIAHEPYIGLSKLALKEYQLIILDLSLPGLDGLEVCEEIRKKYDTPIIISSARHDISDKVNALELGADDYLPKPYNPQELQARIKSHLRRINTTKKTIADTVKDLVYDQYKHIITMKGQEINLTNAEFDILSYLIKKEGGVVSREELVYNCTSISEDSSNKSIDVIISRIRQKMGDDPKTPRYIHSIRGIGYKLTQ; this is encoded by the coding sequence ATGGTCAATATTCTTATGATAGAGGACGATTTAGAATTAGCAGAGATTATCGCAGAATACCTTGAAAAATTTGAAATGAAGGTAGATATAGCACACGAGCCGTATATAGGTCTTTCAAAGCTTGCTTTAAAAGAGTATCAGCTTATTATTTTAGATTTATCCTTGCCAGGACTTGATGGCTTGGAGGTTTGTGAGGAAATTCGCAAAAAATACGACACGCCTATAATCATATCAAGTGCCAGACATGATATAAGTGATAAGGTAAATGCTTTAGAATTAGGTGCTGATGATTATTTGCCAAAACCTTACAATCCACAAGAACTGCAAGCAAGGATTAAAAGCCACTTAAGACGGATAAATACGACCAAAAAAACAATAGCAGACACAGTTAAAGATTTAGTTTATGACCAATACAAACACATCATAACTATGAAAGGCCAAGAAATAAATTTAACAAATGCCGAATTTGACATACTTTCTTACCTTATAAAAAAAGAAGGCGGGGTTGTAAGCAGGGAGGAATTAGTCTATAACTGTACTTCGATTAGCGAGGATTCTAGCAATAAAAGCATAGATGTGATTATAAGTAGGATTAGACAAAAAATGGGCGATGACCCTAAAACTCCAAGATATATACATTCTATAAGGGGCATAGGCTACAAGCTTACCCAATGA
- a CDS encoding Do family serine endopeptidase, which produces MVRKLILTSILSSFVLAANINIKEANDNAQRIQPGGDNGAILSYYNVIKDAKNSVVNISTSKTVARARDPFFDNFFNDPYFRHFFDIPQQRGGGKEVVNSLGSGVIISSDGYIITNNHVVENTDEITVTLANKDEEYKAKIIGSDPKTDLAVIKIEASNLSAISFADSDDLLEGDLVFAIGNPFGVGSSVTSGIISALNKDNIGLNQYENFIQTDASINPGNSGGALVDSRGALIGINSAILSRSGGNNGIGFAIPSNMAKNVAKSLIQKGKVERGFLGVSISSLQGDSKNVYSNKEGALITDVENNSAAQKAGLKRGDLIIKVNDKNIKNANDLKNYIGSLAPNENIVVIYERDRVVKSVSFALQAQGDVLSDNGLIDGLELKNLDKNSRSSIPHSINGVLVSGVKANSKADNVGFETGDVIIAVEQIEIKNLEDLSSALKQNRSKSFVKIWVYRQGYTQLLVLR; this is translated from the coding sequence ATGGTTAGAAAGCTTATTTTAACATCTATATTAAGTTCTTTTGTTTTGGCTGCTAACATTAACATTAAAGAAGCTAATGATAATGCTCAAAGAATTCAGCCCGGCGGTGATAACGGTGCTATTTTGTCTTACTATAATGTCATCAAGGATGCGAAAAATTCAGTTGTTAATATCTCTACTTCAAAAACAGTCGCAAGGGCTAGAGACCCATTCTTTGACAACTTTTTCAATGACCCTTATTTTAGGCATTTTTTTGACATACCACAGCAAAGAGGAGGGGGCAAAGAGGTTGTAAATTCCTTGGGCTCTGGTGTTATCATCTCCTCTGATGGATATATAATTACAAATAACCATGTGGTGGAAAACACGGACGAAATCACAGTTACTTTGGCAAACAAAGATGAAGAATACAAGGCTAAGATAATAGGAAGCGACCCAAAGACTGATTTAGCCGTTATTAAGATAGAGGCTTCGAATTTATCGGCTATTTCTTTTGCTGATTCTGATGATTTGCTGGAAGGGGATTTGGTCTTTGCTATTGGAAATCCTTTTGGGGTTGGTTCAAGCGTAACTAGCGGTATAATTTCGGCCTTAAATAAAGACAATATAGGCCTAAATCAATACGAAAATTTCATACAAACAGATGCTTCTATAAATCCTGGAAATTCAGGCGGGGCATTGGTTGATAGCAGAGGAGCTTTAATAGGCATAAACTCAGCAATCCTTTCAAGAAGCGGAGGAAATAACGGCATAGGCTTTGCCATACCTTCAAATATGGCTAAAAATGTAGCAAAATCTTTAATCCAAAAGGGTAAGGTAGAGCGAGGATTTTTAGGCGTTAGCATAAGTTCTTTACAAGGCGATAGCAAAAATGTATATAGCAACAAAGAGGGTGCTTTAATAACTGATGTAGAAAACAACTCAGCAGCGCAAAAAGCAGGCTTAAAAAGAGGGGATTTGATAATTAAGGTTAATGATAAAAATATCAAAAATGCCAATGACTTGAAAAACTACATAGGCAGCTTAGCTCCTAATGAAAATATTGTCGTAATTTATGAAAGAGATAGGGTGGTAAAAAGCGTAAGTTTTGCCTTGCAAGCACAGGGCGATGTTTTAAGCGATAATGGCCTTATAGACGGGCTTGAGTTAAAAAATTTAGATAAAAATTCAAGGTCATCAATTCCGCACTCGATTAACGGTGTTTTAGTATCTGGCGTTAAGGCAAATTCAAAGGCTGATAATGTAGGCTTTGAAACAGGAGATGTAATCATAGCTGTAGAACAAATAGAAATTAAGAATTTAGAGGATTTGTCCTCTGCGTTAAAGCAAAATAGGTCTAAAAGCTTTGTTAAAATTTGGGTTTACAGGCAAGGTTACACACAGCTTTTGGTTCTTAGATGA
- a CDS encoding DnaJ C-terminal domain-containing protein: MNNSLYDTLGVSKTASADEIKKAYRRLARKYHPDINKEKGAEEKFKEINAAYEILSDENKRKKYDRYGDSIFGGQSFQDFSRGASGADFNDILHDLFANFGGGFNSRNSGFSGGFSSGFNFNNTAQNLDLNAKIKIPFNTAILGGEQKITFNQENITIKIPHGIKEGEKLRIRGKGSSFNGARGDLIIQVEIEESKEYERKDDDLYKKVDISLKMALFGDKITIQTPRKEVNIKIPQNTKNGQKIRLKGYGVQNRKTNIYGDLYLNINVVLPNTEDLDKDLLKMLEEKLP; the protein is encoded by the coding sequence ATGAATAATAGTTTATACGATACTTTAGGTGTTTCAAAAACTGCAAGCGCAGATGAAATAAAAAAAGCTTATAGAAGATTAGCAAGAAAATATCACCCAGACATCAACAAAGAAAAAGGAGCCGAAGAAAAATTCAAAGAAATCAACGCAGCGTATGAAATTCTAAGCGATGAAAACAAGAGAAAAAAATACGACAGATACGGCGATTCAATCTTTGGCGGGCAGAGTTTTCAAGATTTTTCACGCGGAGCTAGCGGGGCTGATTTTAACGATATATTGCATGATTTGTTTGCAAATTTTGGAGGCGGTTTTAACTCCAGAAATTCAGGCTTTTCAGGTGGATTTAGCAGCGGATTTAATTTTAATAATACAGCGCAAAATTTAGACCTAAACGCAAAGATAAAAATTCCATTCAACACAGCTATTTTAGGCGGCGAGCAAAAGATAACTTTTAATCAAGAAAATATCACCATAAAAATACCTCATGGCATAAAAGAGGGAGAAAAGCTAAGAATTCGAGGCAAAGGCTCGTCTTTTAACGGAGCAAGAGGGGATTTGATAATACAGGTTGAAATCGAAGAAAGCAAAGAATACGAAAGAAAAGACGATGATTTGTATAAAAAGGTTGATATTAGCTTAAAAATGGCCTTGTTTGGAGATAAAATCACAATTCAAACACCAAGAAAAGAAGTAAACATAAAAATACCTCAAAACACAAAAAATGGCCAAAAAATAAGACTTAAAGGCTATGGAGTACAAAACAGAAAGACAAATATTTATGGGGATTTGTATTTAAATATAAATGTTGTCCTGCCAAATACTGAGGATTTGGACAAGGATTTATTAAAAATGTTAGAAGAAAAACTTCCTTAA
- a CDS encoding heat shock protein transcriptional repressor HspR — translation MQHTYEEPVYLISVVAKVLSIHPQTLRQYEREGLIEPSRTDGKMRLYSQKDIDKIKLILRLTRDMGVNLAGVDVILKLKRQINEFEALIDELRLELERHQGKSSKAVVKHKNSFDLIFYNEKNI, via the coding sequence ATGCAGCATACTTATGAAGAACCGGTTTATCTTATATCAGTTGTAGCAAAGGTTTTAAGCATACACCCGCAAACCTTAAGACAGTATGAAAGAGAAGGCCTTATAGAACCAAGCAGAACAGATGGTAAAATGAGGTTGTACTCGCAAAAAGACATTGATAAGATTAAATTAATACTTAGACTTACCAGAGATATGGGCGTGAATTTAGCGGGTGTTGATGTGATATTAAAACTCAAAAGACAAATAAATGAATTTGAAGCCTTGATAGATGAGCTAAGACTAGAGCTTGAAAGACATCAAGGCAAGTCAAGTAAGGCGGTTGTAAAGCATAAAAATAGCTTTGATTTGATATTTTATAATGAAAAAAACATCTAG
- a CDS encoding HAD family hydrolase, whose protein sequence is MLTVIFDMDGTLINSANAISSAVNEIRKNLNLQALDERFILDTINTPGKDWAKILYNIDDFEHSTFKQGFERYFIKHYEQSVILYDGVIDILTYLQNKGAYIAIATNAPQDSLDKILSKHKISEYFNIIVGVSAKIEPKPSPQMLNFIQNQSPFDKALFVGDSKKDEEAAKNANIPYLSAKWNMPTSKANEFSNANELLKLFEKYFNDSKI, encoded by the coding sequence ATGTTGACTGTTATTTTTGATATGGATGGAACTCTTATAAATAGCGCAAATGCCATAAGCTCTGCGGTAAATGAGATAAGAAAGAATTTAAACTTACAAGCCCTAGATGAGAGATTTATACTAGATACAATAAACACGCCGGGTAAAGACTGGGCTAAGATACTTTACAACATAGATGATTTTGAGCATAGCACTTTTAAACAAGGTTTTGAAAGGTATTTTATAAAGCATTATGAACAAAGCGTTATATTATATGATGGCGTGATAGACATACTTACTTATTTGCAAAATAAAGGTGCATATATAGCCATAGCTACCAACGCTCCGCAAGATTCTCTTGACAAAATACTTAGTAAGCATAAAATAAGTGAGTATTTTAATATAATCGTAGGCGTATCAGCCAAGATAGAGCCAAAGCCAAGCCCACAAATGCTAAATTTCATACAAAATCAAAGCCCTTTTGACAAGGCCTTGTTTGTTGGTGATAGTAAAAAAGATGAAGAAGCTGCTAAAAACGCTAACATACCATATCTTAGCGCCAAATGGAATATGCCAACAAGCAAAGCTAATGAATTTAGTAATGCAAATGAGCTATTAAAGCTTTTTGAAAAATACTTTAATGATAGCAAAATATGA
- the glyS gene encoding glycine--tRNA ligase subunit beta, with the protein METKLLIEIGVEELPAIPLLKELPNISTKWSKILDEYGLKSDFSFFYTPRRLVLYHTKFLQKQKNHKAEFIGAPRDVAFKDGKLSQAGLSFLKKTGLSEAELCFKEIKGKEVLYYEKEIQGKESKELLEEMIKKFISCLNFGKSMRWKDNSFEFIRPIRSLAVLLGDDLVDMSIYGVKSAKTSFVHRSVSYEAFAFEDCDEYFKILQENFVILNQDERRKKILDDFKKLEEKYKIKIKEDSELLDEVVAITEYPSALIGNFEKEFLSLPSEVIINSMRENQRYFSVFKDGAFHNSFVVVSNAVCDDYNFIINGNERVLRARLSDAMFFYENDLKNKLQVQNLKKISYFEGLGTMYDKVQREKNLAKELCQIYKECKLDDVLSAVEYSKADLSTQMVYEFTDLQGIMGYHYAKKEGFKDEICLAILEQYLPKSENDILPSTQFSSIVALANKFDTLLSLFSINKIPSGTKDPYALRRAAIGVLKIIINLNINFKLDEFLQKVAPNYKNFDTKTLLTFILERLYSLYNANASFIKAALSSKSTDIVHLNSSINALIKLSKDENFNSYFDTFKRLANIIKNENTQLNIDENLLLEKEEKDLFASFKKCKLDNSPYELLKELFELKEPIDKFFDNVMINVDDEKIKKNRQALIFNIYKSFLTVADIKEISL; encoded by the coding sequence ATGGAAACTAAGTTGTTAATAGAAATAGGCGTTGAGGAGCTTCCAGCCATACCTCTTTTAAAAGAACTTCCTAATATCAGCACAAAATGGTCTAAAATTTTAGATGAATACGGCTTAAAAAGTGATTTTAGCTTTTTTTACACTCCAAGAAGATTGGTTCTTTACCATACAAAATTCTTACAAAAACAAAAAAATCACAAGGCTGAATTTATAGGTGCTCCTAGGGATGTGGCGTTTAAAGATGGGAAATTAAGCCAAGCCGGACTTAGTTTTTTAAAAAAAACAGGCCTAAGCGAAGCTGAACTTTGCTTTAAAGAAATAAAGGGAAAAGAAGTTTTATACTACGAAAAAGAAATTCAAGGCAAGGAAAGCAAAGAGCTTTTAGAGGAAATGATAAAAAAATTCATATCTTGTCTAAATTTTGGCAAGTCAATGCGTTGGAAAGATAATAGCTTTGAATTTATAAGACCTATAAGGTCTTTAGCTGTGCTTTTGGGCGATGATTTAGTGGATATGAGTATTTACGGGGTTAAAAGTGCAAAAACAAGCTTTGTTCATAGAAGCGTATCCTATGAAGCTTTTGCTTTTGAGGACTGCGATGAGTATTTTAAAATTTTGCAAGAAAATTTTGTAATCTTAAATCAAGATGAAAGAAGAAAAAAAATCCTAGACGATTTTAAAAAACTAGAGGAAAAATACAAAATAAAGATAAAAGAAGACAGCGAGCTTTTGGATGAAGTGGTGGCTATAACAGAATATCCAAGTGCTTTGATAGGAAACTTTGAAAAAGAATTTTTATCTCTGCCAAGCGAAGTTATCATAAATTCTATGAGAGAAAATCAAAGATATTTTAGTGTTTTTAAAGACGGTGCTTTTCATAATAGCTTTGTGGTTGTTAGCAACGCGGTTTGCGATGATTACAACTTTATAATAAATGGAAATGAAAGAGTTTTAAGAGCTAGATTAAGTGATGCCATGTTTTTTTACGAAAACGACCTGAAAAATAAACTTCAAGTGCAAAATTTGAAAAAGATTTCGTATTTTGAGGGTCTGGGAACTATGTATGATAAGGTGCAAAGAGAAAAAAACTTAGCAAAAGAACTGTGTCAAATTTATAAAGAATGCAAGTTAGATGATGTTTTAAGTGCTGTAGAGTACTCAAAAGCTGATTTAAGCACTCAAATGGTGTATGAATTTACTGATTTGCAAGGGATTATGGGTTATCACTACGCTAAAAAAGAGGGCTTTAAGGATGAAATATGCTTAGCTATCTTAGAGCAGTATCTGCCAAAATCAGAAAATGATATCTTACCAAGCACGCAATTTAGCAGCATCGTGGCCTTGGCAAATAAATTTGATACATTGCTATCTTTATTTTCTATCAATAAAATTCCAAGCGGAACAAAAGACCCTTACGCCTTAAGACGAGCCGCTATTGGAGTGCTAAAAATAATCATAAATTTAAACATAAATTTTAAACTTGATGAATTTTTACAAAAAGTAGCACCAAATTATAAGAATTTTGACACGAAAACTTTGCTAACTTTCATACTTGAAAGACTGTATAGCTTATATAACGCAAACGCCTCATTTATCAAGGCTGCATTAAGTTCTAAAAGCACAGATATAGTTCATTTAAATTCAAGCATAAATGCCTTAATCAAACTAAGCAAAGATGAGAATTTTAACTCATATTTTGACACCTTTAAAAGACTTGCAAACATCATAAAAAATGAAAATACACAGCTAAATATAGATGAAAATTTATTACTTGAAAAAGAGGAAAAGGATTTATTTGCTAGCTTTAAAAAGTGCAAGCTAGATAACAGTCCGTACGAGTTGTTAAAAGAATTATTCGAGCTTAAAGAGCCTATAGATAAGTTTTTTGACAATGTTATGATAAATGTTGATGATGAAAAAATCAAGAAAAACAGACAAGCTCTTATTTTTAACATCTATAAGAGTTTTTTAACTGTAGCTGATATAAAGGAGATAAGCCTATGA
- a CDS encoding M23 family metallopeptidase, which translates to MKKISFVLIFALAFSFAYDMNITKGQAVILEFGKKGLKEIQSKSNLDKKEKKERFMLHPSDDNKVMLIFSSSYRKPIKEAKISALYANGEIKNYHLLGYDGSYKVEKLTVAANKVKPPKEVLARIQKELKEANKIYATFTDEALYDGKFIKPLDSAITSHFGTARVFNNTLASYHSGTDFRAKVGTPILAANSGVVRLAKDRYYAGGSVIIDHGYKIFSQYYHLSEIKVKVGQKVNKGDVIALSGDSGRVTGAHLHFGIFAGGNQVDPMDFIKKFNDLVDEKVK; encoded by the coding sequence ATGAAAAAAATATCTTTTGTTTTAATTTTTGCTCTTGCATTTTCTTTTGCATACGATATGAATATCACTAAGGGCCAGGCTGTGATACTAGAATTTGGAAAAAAAGGACTTAAAGAAATTCAAAGTAAAAGCAATCTAGACAAAAAAGAGAAAAAAGAAAGATTTATGCTGCACCCAAGTGATGATAATAAAGTCATGTTGATATTTAGCTCATCTTATAGAAAGCCTATCAAAGAGGCTAAAATTTCGGCACTTTATGCAAATGGAGAGATTAAAAATTACCACTTGCTAGGTTATGATGGCTCGTATAAGGTTGAAAAATTAACCGTTGCTGCAAATAAAGTAAAACCACCAAAAGAAGTTTTGGCTAGAATTCAAAAAGAATTAAAAGAAGCAAATAAAATTTACGCCACCTTTACAGACGAAGCTTTGTATGATGGGAAATTTATAAAACCTCTTGATTCTGCCATAACAAGTCATTTTGGAACTGCAAGAGTTTTTAACAACACTTTGGCAAGCTATCATTCAGGAACAGATTTTAGAGCTAAGGTTGGCACGCCTATTTTAGCTGCAAATTCTGGAGTAGTAAGACTAGCAAAGGACAGATACTACGCTGGAGGCTCAGTTATAATAGACCATGGTTATAAAATTTTCTCTCAATACTACCATCTTTCCGAAATAAAGGTTAAAGTAGGTCAAAAAGTAAATAAAGGCGATGTAATAGCTCTTAGCGGAGATAGCGGAAGAGTAACTGGTGCTCATTTGCATTTTGGAATATTTGCTGGCGGAAATCAAGTAGATCCTATGGACTTCATAAAAAAATTCAATGATTTAGTAGATGAAAAAGTAAAATGA